The Megachile rotundata isolate GNS110a chromosome 6, iyMegRotu1, whole genome shotgun sequence nucleotide sequence TCCATAAATTTCTGTCAACCTCGTGAAACGCTATTTAATAATCGTTTTGACAGAAGTCAGCCGTGATTCGAAATCAATTTTCGAATGTGTCGCGATGTTCGAGTTCAAATAGCGGGAACTTTTTCACTCTTATCAATGAATTAATTGTATTGTAATCATTCTCATATTTAAATAAAGTCCAAGGTGAACATCCGAAATTATGAACTTACCCTctctgtataaaataaaaaatataagacgTAGAATACCTAATATCTTGAATTAGTAATTTGGACTTTCGAAGtgataaatttttgaactttccaattttctaattttcaaaatcctaaattttcaaatttagccGATGGCCAGAAGATACTTTGTACATCTCAGAACACATGCGTCGTGTATCATGTTACGTACTTATAAATATTGCTAGAAAATCGCAAATAGAATAGTATGAAAAAGTAAATGACTGAGTGTATTATTAGACTAACCCACTCTGCATCGTTTGGATTCCAATAAATTCACATAAAACTTTACGATGTGACAGGCTTGTCGTTTATATAGCTGACAATCCGGTCGTAAGTTTAATGAGATTATTAGACACACAATTGCATGTATTAATGCAACGATGATGGGGATGATAGAGTGATACAAGAACTGTTGACAGACATGAAACTTGGCTGCGATTATGAGAACCAGCAAAGTACATTGCAGAAATTTGTCTCGAACTTCCAGTAGCCAAGACGAGATTCTTCTGTGTAAATTGCGGATGAAAACATCGGAGCGAGCTACATTTTGAACAAAATCTATTTATACAAGTTGCATTCGATTCACGAGACCTCTCGTACTGTTTAGTTAAGCTACATAATAAATGTGAATTTAAAGACAATGCAGCAGCGAGGTGCAGAAGCGTTGGAAGGACCAGTAGGAGTGCCCGCAAGATCATGTTACCCAGACGACACTCCTCCCGCAGGTTTCCGAATATGTTATATTGCCAGAAAGCTGAAACCTTTGGAGGAACGAGTCAGCCAAAATGTTTGTCAATTTAACGCTTAATTGGTGCCGCAATCGACACCAACGTAGCAAGTGCGTAAATTATTGGTTCTTCTAAACGCGTCAACCGCAAAACAAGACGATGCAGACAGTTTCCTGGCATTTGTTTTCCTCGCCTTGAACATATTTTTGGAGTCAGATTTCGTCAAGCGAAAAATCTCGCGTCATCGTTCCATGTTCTCACCGTTGTAATAAACCATCGTGTATCATTTTACTCGGTCCGCCGGCGCCATTAACTCGCGGAACGGAAACCATCGCTCTTCGAGAGACGGGTGCAGTGTAAATAAGATTCTTGTCAATTTTctatatgtttatttttatatatatatgtatatattaacaGAATAAAAGGCCATCTGcttaatacaatattttgtcTTCGACTATAAAATTAAGATACAATGTGGTTGTATTATTCTTAAGACAATCCTTATTACCactcaaaaatatacaataacttCGATTAGAGTAACAGATCGTCGTGTTCGTAGCAGGGAACACGCGATATCCAATTGCAGTGCAATAGAACGGAAAGGTATAAaagtttaacaaaatatatcGCATATATTCATAAGTTTGATCAATGAAACAGCAGAGCCAGTTGAAGTTTTATCGATCTAATGATAATTCACATTTGTTGCGTTGAATTACCGTTCCATGTATTGTTCTCATCGTTATCGTCCCCACCTGAATGTAATCTGTGTATATTCCCTTCGGTTTTGATGGTGGTACCTTCTCGGTTACTCGTATATCTCCGGACCAAACTAAACACCATAAATAATTCTTTAGTAAATACTTGTAACCTGAAAGCCATGAAATGGCTTGAAACCTACTAAGGTCATGAAACCTACCCTGATGAAGTAGCAACATTTTGAACATTCGATGAGACCGTTCCACTTGCGTTACTTGAATCCTTGTTGTCGGTAGAGCTACTCTGTTGTTCCTGTGAATTTCTACCTGTGAAATAACTCACCAAATAAGAGTACATGTGCGTAACAACTGCGAAAATGGACCACACGAATCGTGGCATAAGGCTAACATCTTGTGTCGAGGTTACGGTTGTCGTGGTATTCGACtacaaacaataaattaataaaattaataatgttgcCAACAGACGAAGCAGTAAACATATTGTTGATTCAACATTACGTTTTTCAAAGGCAGAATTAAAATAACGGCTGTTGGAACCAGTTCCAAATCTAAGAGAGTTTTGTCGTCGTCTTCGCTAGTTAACTCTCTTCTAGGGAAAGAGGTAGACATTGCAAATTGACGAAAAGGTAACGAGATGTTCTCAACAACGTATGTACGCAAATTACGTAAAGTACACGTTGGATCGAACTGTCCCATGTGAGGATTGCCAGATGGTAATCGAAATTGTATTCTGGTTACAGTTGCATCGTGTGCCGTGGGTATGTATGATTTAGGTAGTTCCTGTGAAGGTTGTGGCTGCATTTGCTGCAATATTCAATTCGTTTATGTACGTTAAGGCTTGTAAAACttcgtaaataaaaaatatatactaacCTGTAAAGCTAGCTCCTTTTGCTTCCTTTCTAATTTATCCTGAGCTATCTGTTGTCGGATCTTTTCTCGGTCTGTTAACTCCTGTTGTTTCTGTTTAATTCCTTGCATGTCGCGTCTCATCTTCCGACGCTCTAGttctctctccttctcttttctttcttcctcttctaTGCGTTGCCTTTGTTGCAATTCTATCATTTTTCTTGCTCTTTCTAATTTGTCCTAAAAACTCAACATTTTAATACCTATTGCATTAATATAAGTGATTTCAAGGGACCACGTTGAGAACATACTTCTGTTGATAATTCTTTGGCTTGCTCTTCCTTTTTATCGTTCACTGTTTTTGGGGTTTCTGTGGCTTTCAAACTTGTGGAGGGCTGTTCTTTAGTATCATTTGGAATTACATTACTGACATTTTCTGATTTTGTCTGTGGTACAGATGTTTCTGTGTTTGATTTTGTTGTCTTAGCTCCTTCTATATTAACGCTTCCACTGTTAGTGGCATTACTGGTAGCAGCTGCTTTTTGTTCAGCATTTATCAAATTAGTGGAAGTATTTTTATTCTTCCCTGCTTTGGATAATACTAAATCAATCTTAGCCAATAGGTCAGCCGATGTTGTATTGCCAGCAACAATTTCCAGTGGCATACCATTCTCACCGATAAAGAATAAAGATGGAACAGGTACCATTTGATCTAATCAAGCATATTcagaaacatataaaatatctaTGAATAACCATAGCTgttaaaagttatataaaaggatacaaatttgaacaaaaaacaCATAAGATTCAGATCCACTTTCCAATCTAATTGCTACAAAATCTTCTTGTTCCAACCGGTGCGATACTTCTGTGGCATTGATTGCTTCAGCAACTTGGGTAGATGTGTCATCTTTCCctgtaaataaattgcaaaatataccTGATTTATAATATAGAGGCAACATTTAAGGTCATAGACAAAGGTGCAGGTTACATAAACAGGTTTCTAATTAACAATATGATTCAtcttattgaaaaataaataataacagttGGAATAATGACTGCTTAACCTAAGATTCTAAATATACACCTTCAACAAAAACGACAAAAATTGCTCTTCTAGATTTTGATGTTGCAACTGCTTCATTGATGCTACCCTCAAACCACTTCATTTTTGTTTCTGTGTAATTGGAAATATCCTTGTTCTATTGCACTATCGGTTGATAATGACGTAATGAAAAAGTAGTTTAATCACTAGAAATTTTCTATAGAAGTTGACGTTTCAAAATCTGAGTAAGGTTTGGGTAGGTGACTATGAAACTGTATCAGAACCAGCTCTGTACATCGAGGAAGTgggtttatatttattttaagtgCGCAATACGTATGATAATTTAAGTAACGAAACCGTTATCGATTATAATATTGCATAAATTTGTTGATATGATTCCTGAGTCACGTTAATTGCCATTAAATGTTCGTGTCATGTATTTGGTCTTAACCAATTAAAATATAAGTTCTTTCGGAAAACGGACAAATTCGGTTGGTTGAAAGTCAGCCTTTAAATTTCAAGGTTAAACAAGAATCAGTGGAACTGAACCATTTTAATAATGGTGGCGTGTAAATAAGAATGGTGGTCCAAACGAGGGACAGTGCATAAAATTTGTGTATGAACCATTTGTTGCCTTGCCTTTGGAACTAATACAGCTGAATAATGGCTCAGTTTATGAAAAAaggtaaatataatttatgttgTTTCTCGTTTATTACGCTGGAAACGTATTCCCTCGAATACTGAAACGTGAGAGCGGTCATTGGGTTGTTTTGTTGGCCACACTGTTTGGATCGCCATATTTCTCTGCTTTCCGTTAGATCGGTACAAGGAATAGCGGAATAAAATGTGGTAATGGCGAGTGCGTCTGTTCCGTATATTTGATGTTGTGATAAAGTTGGGCGTACGCGTCCACCTTATCAGTCGTGACAAAGTTTTTCATTCCGAGTATGTTCACTTAATTTTGGTACTTACGCTTAGTTTTTATACAAAGTTAATCaacaacaaaaagaaaaaagtgaTTGGTGTACTATGTCGGTGATTCATTATCAGAATATGGAAGTACACGACAGATAGTACATGATAATTCTATTATACGAAGAGAATTTACAACTTTGTATATTTCACGATACGTGCATCTGTTTCACCATACCTGATTGTTAATATACAAGAAATAGTTTTTGAACGTGTTATAGCATTACGAATAATCGATACGCGCCCGTACACGTATAACAAGATAATATGAAATCGGAGCGAGCATGAAGGTGACTGTGTGTTTCGATAACGTTAGAGTGGTGGTTCCATGCGGGGATGGAACCCTACTGGTTAAAGATTTAATGCATGAGGCTATTCTAAGGTATAAAAAAGCAACTGGAAAAAATGATAGTGCATTGGCCATAAATAGTTTGTCTTCTCTGACTGGAGGTGGCCTATTGGATCCAGATGATAGGTTATGTGATGTAGCCGATGACAGAGAACAGATTGTTGCTCATTTTGTGAATACCGATGTTGTGCATGTTGGTGGTGATGGAGCAAGTTCAGTTGGAACAAACAGTCCTGACTTTTTCCACTCGGATAGCAAAGAACCATCCTATGCAATTGATACACATTCCTCCATACCTCCCAGTATAAAAAGAGAAAGTACTAAAAGATTGTCGATGCATGCATTGTCGACTAGAGAACCTTGTCTAGCCACATATTCTGCTCAGTCCCTTCCCAGAGAGTCTCGTCGCAGAGAACCACTGGGACAAGATGCCAAAGTATCATTTGATTATGCAAATGCCAATATTGAAACTGGGAATCAGGGAGAGATCAAAGAAATTGTAATAAAGAATGAAGCAGGACCACTGGGGCTTCATGTGGTGCCATGTTATGATTTATTGGGAAACGATCAAGGGCTCAGGGTTGAAGGCATTGAGCCCAATGGCAGAATTGCTAGAGACGGTCAAATTGATCTGCACGataagattataaaaataaatggtcATAATCTGTTACATATACCATTTTCCAAAGTGCAAGACATTTTTCGTACCTGTATGACTGAACCGTGTTTGCAGATTTCTGTTGTAAAGCATAAAAAATTGCGTGAGAAATCATTGCATAAAAGTCATGGGAATACCAGTGGAGAGAAGTCAGAAACTGATGATAATGTTAAAAGACTTCAGTGTAGCAACTATAACTTGTTACAGACTGCTAACACACGTAAGATTGGGCGCATGATAGAAATAGAATTAACTAAAGGTAGCAATGGCCTAGGATTCAGTGTCACAACGCGTGACAATCCTGCAGGAGGTCATTGCCCAATATACATTAAGAATATATTACCAAAAGGTGCTGCTGTTGAAGATGGTAGATTAAGGCCTGGTGACAGACTGCTGGAAGTGAACAATAAAGAAATGACAGGTAAAAGTCAAGCAGAAGTAGTTTCCCTTCTTAGAAGTATTCCACCTGGTGGGAAGGTGAGAATGGTGGTCTCCCGCCAAGAAGAAATCTCATCCAGTATTCCTGACTCTCATTCCCATGTTTCTCCCACAAGTCAAGCTTCAGAAACCACAGACAATTCAAAGTATTGGAACACGTCAACTTCGCCAGTAAAAAAGAACATCGAAATTCAAGATAAAATTAGTACTCATAGTTACGAAAAGTGCTCGTTCAAACCAGTGAAATCTACATCAGAAGACATTGTTCTATCGCCTCGTAAAAATCGGATGATATTAACCTTAGATATACCGGTGCACGATTCGGAGAAAGCAGGATTAGGTGTCAGCGTCAAAGGAAAGACGACCAACACCGACGAAAACACGAacatggatttaggaattttcataAAGAGCGTCCTTCACGGAGGAGCAGCGTCCAGGGACGGGAGATTAAGGACCAATGATCAATTGCTCAACGTAAACGGGGTATCTTTGTTAGGACTGTCAAATTCAGACGCAATGGAAACACTCAGAAGAGCGATGCTCAACACGAACAGTTCGGTAACAGGAGTGATCACCCTGACCATAGCCAGGAGGATATCCTCGTACGACGCGAACGAAAAGAATCTTCCGGAAAATCTGTCTTCTCACTGTAAATTAGAGTCTGCCAACAGCATATACATATCCGACTCCACGAAAAGCAACGAGGGCAGGATAAAGGAAAAGAACAGCCTGAACTCCCAGTCGGACATTCTGGACAACGGAGGCCTCTTATCTTGCGTGACAGCATCTCCATGGAATCCAGTCATCGATCGATTAACGGAACAATACAACAAAAATAGCTTGAGAAACGAGAGTTACTGCATCGCCACCAACAAAACGTGGATAGAACCCGTGAGTAACGTGAAGAAGATCACTATAGGACCAAGGGAGGATCGCGCGGAGCCAATATTGTTAGAGGACTCCAACGATCCGCAGTGCAATGAAGCTAAACGAAACACGGACGACAAAGATAGTCAGTATTCCGGAGATCCGACTTACGACAGTCAGTTGTCGTTAGAGGAATTTAACTCTTCTTCCAATAAGTTTTCCCGTGACGCTTTAGGTAGGCAGAGCATGTCGGAGAAGCGACACGCGGCTCTGGACGCGAAGAACACCGATACCTACAAGAGAAACAAGAAACTACGAGAGGGCCGCGAGAATAAAAACCAAGAACAGGCCAATCAGAAGTCGTCCAATCAATCGACGGATTCAGAGGATCAGACGAGACGAGGATGCAAGGCGGAGAGTTTCGAAAAGAGCAAAAACAAAAACACCGAAGGCAGCACCGCCAGCGAGAATAACATGAAACGATACGAGAAATCCGTAGATCCTGCTCAATCAGAATATATGTACACTATACCTGGCTGTAATAATAAGTTCACCTCACCGAGGAAACACTGGCTCGTGGACGACGTACACGGGGATATAGCTAATAGCAATAACTTTAAGGACGATCGCGAGGGTTTTCCGAACAGTCGGGGCGATGTGAAGCAGGCGTCGTTGAATTCTGCTTTGGACGATCGATACAAACGCTCGAGAAAAAAAGGAGGTATCCGTTCGATGCTACGATTAGGGAAGAATAGAAAATCGCTCAATTTCGGTGATAGCATAGAAGCTCGCCACGAGACTAGCAATTATTGCAGCGGAACGATcaattatattgcataatattcGAGGGGAATTTAACTTAGATACGAAATACATAAAACGTACTTGTGCATAACATCTAGAAACACACATATTTACACGAGAGGATACACGTTTTTTTTTAACACTCATAGCACGACCACGCGTAcacgtacactcgggtgcaatgtAGGCTTTCTTCGGATAAGGGTTGGTGTAGGGTTTCGATTTTAGttcatataatttgaaatttccttatttctttaatgatcaaatttccaagttctctaagttttcagttttttcaaattttttaattttaaagttcaaCTTTAATGTttctgaatttgcaaatattctaaaaaaaaGCGAGGTAAGGCCATTTTCCTCTACATCGTCGTATTCCCTAGGGAAGCCTACCATGCTCACTACTGTACATATTAGGTATATATTTACATGTATCATTTGTTCCAAAGTGCCTTATATCGTTGCAAAAGAAAGTAATTAattctgtatatatatattatataattttttgtattcgTCCTCAATTCGTACCGATCATGTAtatctattttttaaaataaaacaatcatgcacttaATTACGAGTAATGTGTGTAAGTTGAATGACCGATACGTCAATTATTCCGTCGTTACCAATAGAACTCAGAATTCCGTCTCGTTGAATCGTTGCTAAACTTGTCGTTGACACGCGTTCAGACAAAGGAAATGGTATTCGATACGAACAGTGTGCAACGAAGCCCAAAGAGTATTACGGTAGGTAAGTCGATTAAGGGGGCGACGAACTGGTTTATTTCTTCCAGGAAACATAGTACATTCTTTTCTGTTTCAGCGCTTCAATTAACACCAAATCAATTGTTGTACCAGCAGAAGCGTTTCAGAGGGAAAATCAATTTAAAGAagccaaaaatatttttcaagaaagCGGTAGTGAACAAACTTGTAGAACCATTTTTCATTAATCCCAGTGCGGGTAAGAGTCTGGAAGAATTATGCTGGAACAggattgaaaaagaaaagattaaGGAACTTGGTCCCTATGACAAGATCTTGGCAAGGGAAGTTCGGAATTGGTTCGATCAGTCGAAAATGATCGCTTGTTTACACGTAAATAGTTTACCCGAGAGAGAAAAATTCGAAGTTAAGGTACCACTGTACAGGGCAAATATGTACTACAAACAGTATGGACCACATATTGTCTTTGAAGCGATAAAAGATTCACCATACGGAGGTATAGCCCCGTTAGTCAGCAAGTGCACGGCGTTCGTATTCAGTCCTGATATAAATGTGCGTGCCTTGCAGAAgattataaataaatgcaaGAAGATGTTTACGTTGGGTAAGTAAAATGGCGGAGATAAGTTCGTGAACTCGTGGATTAAGTTTCGTTGTTATCTGAAAATCGTGTGCCACATTTCACTCTTTAATTAGACAACGATGGCATTTATCGGGACGCATTGTCGATGTTTGGCATGTTAACAGCGACCTTAATAACCGAGTACCTATTTCTATGTGATGATAACACTAGCACGTCAATTGTATCAGTTTACGTTTGTATAGGAGTCTATAATGTGTACTCAGGTCAGAAGGTAATCGATCGGTGCTGTTTTTGTTGCAGGTGGAATACTGGAGGGGCATGTTTTATCGCACGATGATTTCCTGAAGTACGGAGAAATGAACATGACGTCGGTACAATTGGGTCTTGTTCAATTGTTACAAAACGCTGGTGGCGCTAATTTGAATCGTCAACTTACACATCATCAGTCGACATTAGTGACTCGGCTAAAACAGATCGGTACAAACGAAACAACTTCTGCGAACGATACAACCTCTGACAAGAGCGAGTAAATCGGTGCCTGTATGATTAGCAGAAAAACACTTGtatctataatttattatacgttCATAATGCACACGATTCTTTATGTAAAGTACAGTTCATTGTCCCGAAATCCTTTCGTCGCGTTAGAaaataagaagaatagtaaGAAATCGAGGTGTCCGCCtcttttattgcttttattacaTCCAATTCCACGAAGGACGGTTCCGCGATAAGGTTAATCGTTGAGCAAGCAGCCTGTGTAACGTATACGTGTTACTTATCAATATCAGCTTTATCGGTTATTAAACTTCGTTATTACATATTAAGCCGTTGACATTTTTCACTAGCAATTTATCTCGATGTCGTGAGACAATTGATAACAGTTCATAAATATCTTGTCGATTTTATTGTGTGCCACGGTAATTCTGTTTATCGACGGTGACTCAATGACAATAGTTGCAACGAGGATGGCACTTGACTCCATTTTCTCCGCATCTGCAGCCTCCAGAGGTGTCTCCTTTCCCCTGcaagaaaaataatatgtaagatCGCTGTAAACGTGGTGCCCGAAATAATCGAGTATCGATTACTCACTCCAGGACCCCAACGTGGACCTCTCGTTACCCAACATATTTCGGTTTTGCACATGGAGCAACGTAACCAATCGCAGCCCCACTTTTTCATCAACACAACAGCACACGTGGGACATGCGAGTGCTTCGCCTCTGTCCACCATTTCTTCGAGCATTTCAGCCGTTCTTCGTGATTCTTGATCCGTTTCCTTCGACAACCTCAACTCCTGCTGATattgtttgcaatttttaccAGCGTGTATGGCCTACAACAAACATTGACTTAGaacttaatttaatataattgtaatcaTGAAGTGCAATTATTCTGACCTGGCAAGTGAGACAATTGTTTGCACCACACACTGGACAAAGAAAGTTGTTCACGTCATCGTCGTAGATGCACCAACCAGGACAATCTGGCGTTTTACAATGGAACGCATTGTTTCCAGCGTTGTTTTCCGCTTGAGCAATGGATTTTGCGAGATGTTGCTGGTAAACTTCTGGTTCGACGAGCTGAATATGGATTTGATTTGTCACGAattgttgtaaatttttttaatatgatCAACTTACTGCTTTGATCTCACGCTCTTGGAGAGTCGACTCACAGGTGTACTCTGAGTCTCTGTAAGGACATTTCACCTCGGCTTCTTCGCAGTATCTAATAGTATTAGCAATACATGACctagaaaatattaatgaattgtGATCAATCAAGCTGGTTCTAATTTTAAATCTTCATTAACATTTACTGTGACACTTGAAACAGTTCTATCTAGTATTAATTCATCGTAAGACTGTaattattaatgattttattttggaGTTCAGTTACGCTAATCGAGTTAAATTTATATGaacttttattatttagaaCTATATGAAtcttatttatctgaattaaatTCGTAGTTGTACCTGCAAAACATATGTAAGCAATCTCTCAATATTACACCTTCGCGTGGACCGTATGTAACGAAGCATACGGGACATTCGATTGGTTCTGAATTCGGTATTACGTCACAGTTTTCCAAAGAGATCAATTCCTCGTATCGTTCCATTCTCACTTCCTCCGGTGTATTCCTCTCCCCCGTCTCCTATTCGCAATTGTTTCATGAATTAAACAAAATGTTCGTATTTGtttgaattatacattcaaattaATACCTCGGGTTCTTCGACTACTTCGTGATCCTCTTCCACAGTTTGCAATACTTCCGTGAATGTACTCGCATCGTCGTTTATCACATTTTCTGCCTCCTTTGTACCGCTGTCGGTGGGCTCCTCTATCTGTATCACATTTGTCGATCTTAGTTCTGCAAATAAATTCAAGTTCAAATTatcactcaaatttttaaatgaacattGTTTAAAGgttgaacatttagaaactaATTCAATATAGTTTACCTGGCGCaacaagatataaaaatatcggTGATCCATCCACCGCCTGTAATTCTTTCAAAGTGGCCTCATCGCGGTCAGCCAGATTTTTACCGACGATCCATCGTTGCACATTAGTCGGTATCTCGAATTCGGTGTGTATCTTCGTCTTCAACTCGGCCACCGTCATCCTGCTCGGCAACTGTTATTATATTTTAGCTTAGTAAGGCATCTAATATCCTATAGTACCGATAGCAAACTAGTATACACGAGCACGTTGATTTGAGTAGCTAGATGGTATTTACCTGAAGAGGTATAGGTCCCTGGTGAGCAAGCTTGTCCTCAATGTACATATTGACTTTAATCAACTGATCTTTGAGACGAGCCGATCGTTGTCGAATCACGGAACAATGGATCTTGAGTCGTGCCAGCTCCTTCGCCAACCCGGCAGCTTGTTGATGATGGCCAGACGCGATTGCAGCTTCTAACTTTCTGAGTAATCGGTTTATGGCCAGCGTATTCATGTTTTTCTCCGCTGAATTGCCGTCTGTAACAAAATCAGGACGTTGATTCAACAGCGGAAACAATAAAATTAGAAGTGGCTCAGACTGTTGTAGATAGATATAATACGTTGAAACATTAATTGTTAAGCAGACAATTAGCTAATTGGCTAAGTTACGTCCTCAGATCGATATTCTGTACTGGGTATAACCAAACGATGACATACGAGTTACATTTCGCTACCACCCTCATTTTCTTATCTCACTGCTGTTTTCAGTAATAACCACATGCGTTCACAATATTTTCCGTTTCCAAATATGACAAGGAAGATTATCAATTTATTTGAAAGACTAGATGAATCTCCATTACCTTCCTCACCACTTTCAACAGTTTCTTCCTTTTCCTTCGATTTTTGTTCGGCAACCACCACAGGTGCAACGATCGTTTCATTGGTATCATCGGGTTTCGTAACCCTCGTCGAACGTTGCTTGGGTAAAAGCGGAACATGAGCATTGGCATAAAGCGATTGCTCCATCACGTTCGCGTAAGTGTTCTCGTTGCTGCAAGCGGTTCTCGTTGTTTTCGTAGCCTCGATTTCGGCGAAGTCCCGTGGCCGTATCAGTTGAAACGTATTTTTCACCAGTCCCGAACCACCCATGTTCTTCCCTGACGTTTTGTAGACGACATTCTCCTGTTTCCATCCAGAGGTGGACGGTTGTTCTGCGGATGGTTGATTCAATCTTCGCAGATTTCCACTGGTTTGCACGGAACACGACACCTTTTGCTTTTCCAGCTCGTAATCGTTTTGCAGCGCGATGTTTTCGACTTTCGTTACTGCTGAAACGAAATAGGTGGGTTTATCCTGGCTACCTATTTCTTTCTTCTCGTTGGTATTACGCATCGCGATTTTACCGGGCTTCGAACGCTTCGGTAACGAGTGTTTCATTTCTTTCAACATCTCCTTTAAATCCGTTGTAATTGGATCCTCGACGGTGTTCAGAATCGGCGATCTCATCTTGTCCGATTTCGATTTCACGTTCGTAGTCGAACGAGCGTCCTCCACGAGTATCGACTTTTCCTGCTGCACGGACGTCTTTGTCTTGGCGTCCTTTTCCGCCTCCACCAGGATATCGAGCACTTTAGTTACCTTACTTGATAT carries:
- the LOC105662739 gene encoding partitioning defective 3 homolog isoform X2 encodes the protein MKVTVCFDNVRVVVPCGDGTLLVKDLMHEAILRYKKATGKNDSALAINSLSSLTGGGLLDPDDRLCDVADDREQIVAHFVNTDVVHVGGDGASSVGTNSPDFFHSDSKEPSYAIDTHSSIPPSIKRESTKRLSMHALSTREPCLATYSAQSLPRESRRREPLGQDAKVSFDYANANIETGNQGEIKEIVIKNEAGPLGLHVVPCYDLLGNDQGLRVEGIEPNGRIARDGQIDLHDKIIKINGHNLLHIPFSKVQDIFRTCMTEPCLQISVVKHKKLREKSLHKSHGNTSGEKSETDDNVKRLQCSNYNLLQTANTRKIGRMIEIELTKGSNGLGFSVTTRDNPAGGHCPIYIKNILPKGAAVEDGRLRPGDRLLEVNNKEMTGKSQAEVVSLLRSIPPGGKVRMVVSRQEEISSSIPDSHSHVSPTSQASETTDNSKYWNTSTSPVKKNIEIQDKISTHSYEKCSFKPVKSTSEDIVLSPRKNRMILTLDIPVHDSEKAGLGVSVKGKTTNTDENTNMDLGIFIKSVLHGGAASRDGRLRTNDQLLNVNGVSLLGLSNSDAMETLRRAMLNTNSSVTGVITLTIARRISSYDANEKNLPENLSSHCKLESANSIYISDSTKSNEGRIKEKNSLNSQSDILDNGGLLSCVTASPWNPVIDRLTEQYNKNSLRNESYCIATNKTWIEPVSNVKKITIGPREDRAEPILLEDSNDPQCNEAKRNTDDKDSRQSMSEKRHAALDAKNTDTYKRNKKLREGRENKNQEQANQKSSNQSTDSEDQTRRGCKAESFEKSKNKNTEGSTASENNMKRYEKSVDPAQSEYMYTIPGCNNKFTSPRKHWLVDDVHGDIANSNNFKDDREGFPNSRGDVKQASLNSALDDRYKRSRKKGGIRSMLRLGKNRKSLNFGDSIEARHETSNYCSGTINYIA
- the LOC105662739 gene encoding partitioning defective 3 homolog isoform X1 encodes the protein MKVTVCFDNVRVVVPCGDGTLLVKDLMHEAILRYKKATGKNDSALAINSLSSLTGGGLLDPDDRLCDVADDREQIVAHFVNTDVVHVGGDGASSVGTNSPDFFHSDSKEPSYAIDTHSSIPPSIKRESTKRLSMHALSTREPCLATYSAQSLPRESRRREPLGQDAKVSFDYANANIETGNQGEIKEIVIKNEAGPLGLHVVPCYDLLGNDQGLRVEGIEPNGRIARDGQIDLHDKIIKINGHNLLHIPFSKVQDIFRTCMTEPCLQISVVKHKKLREKSLHKSHGNTSGEKSETDDNVKRLQCSNYNLLQTANTRKIGRMIEIELTKGSNGLGFSVTTRDNPAGGHCPIYIKNILPKGAAVEDGRLRPGDRLLEVNNKEMTGKSQAEVVSLLRSIPPGGKVRMVVSRQEEISSSIPDSHSHVSPTSQASETTDNSKYWNTSTSPVKKNIEIQDKISTHSYEKCSFKPVKSTSEDIVLSPRKNRMILTLDIPVHDSEKAGLGVSVKGKTTNTDENTNMDLGIFIKSVLHGGAASRDGRLRTNDQLLNVNGVSLLGLSNSDAMETLRRAMLNTNSSVTGVITLTIARRISSYDANEKNLPENLSSHCKLESANSIYISDSTKSNEGRIKEKNSLNSQSDILDNGGLLSCVTASPWNPVIDRLTEQYNKNSLRNESYCIATNKTWIEPVSNVKKITIGPREDRAEPILLEDSNDPQCNEAKRNTDDKDSQYSGDPTYDSQLSLEEFNSSSNKFSRDALGRQSMSEKRHAALDAKNTDTYKRNKKLREGRENKNQEQANQKSSNQSTDSEDQTRRGCKAESFEKSKNKNTEGSTASENNMKRYEKSVDPAQSEYMYTIPGCNNKFTSPRKHWLVDDVHGDIANSNNFKDDREGFPNSRGDVKQASLNSALDDRYKRSRKKGGIRSMLRLGKNRKSLNFGDSIEARHETSNYCSGTINYIA
- the LOC100874937 gene encoding large ribosomal subunit protein uL10m isoform X1 gives rise to the protein MVFDTNSVQRSPKSITVALQLTPNQLLYQQKRFRGKINLKKPKIFFKKAVVNKLVEPFFINPSAGKSLEELCWNRIEKEKIKELGPYDKILAREVRNWFDQSKMIACLHVNSLPEREKFEVKVPLYRANMYYKQYGPHIVFEAIKDSPYGGIAPLVSKCTAFVFSPDINVRALQKIINKCKKMFTLGGILEGHVLSHDDFLKYGEMNMTSVQLGLVQLLQNAGGANLNRQLTHHQSTLVTRLKQIGTNETTSANDTTSDKSE